A stretch of DNA from Methanoplanus endosymbiosus:
AAATAATAAAACCTAACTACCGGATCCTTAGTGGATGTCCTTGCACCACTTTTATTAGCAAGGACATATGTGGACTCAATGGCAAATCTGTGTTTATACAATCTTCTAATCGATTTTGGAGATTTACATACCTTATAAACTACAAATGCTCGATGAAGTACACCATTTTTGCCTTTCTTTCCCATTTGATAGACAATACAGTCAACTATTTCTATCTCCACTGGGAACTTTGATTTTGAATTTAGGGTGTGTTTAAAGGATTTTGATTTTTTACCTTTTAGATTCTTTTTGAGTTCCTCACCATGTTGCTTCACCGGCATGAGGTGTGGGACATCTGATTCTTTTAGGTAGCTAAAGATTTTACCTGTGTAGAACTCCCTGTCTAACATTAAACATTTTATTTTCAGACCTAAACTCCGAATTAACTCAACACATGTTTTTATTCCATCTAAATTATTATCATTATCTTTCCAGGGAATAACAAGAAAGGTGAGGTGCTTATCCTGGTCCACAATCGATAAAGTCATGTAAGCAAAGAACTTGGTTGTCGATGCTTTCTTCTTGTTGCGTATAATATTAGGATCTTCTTCTTCGTCTTTAACCCCATAATATGGCTTGAGGGTTTTATCAATAGCAAAATTGTAAGCCCTGCCTTCTATAATTATGCCTTCCCCTGCCAATAAAAGTATTTTAGAGGAATCTGATTCTAATTTCTCCATGTCAATATTATGTAAATATTTCAGACAGGTTGTATGGGATGGCAAACCATCTGTCATTTTTACAAGTCCTGAAATCGAATTTTTAGAACATGCCGCTGCTATTGTTCCTCTTACAATTGTTTTTGAATCATAATATCTGCCATCTGGAAAGGAGATATGATCCTCAATAATATCACAGATCAATTCAAGTTTTCCAAGCTTCAGTCCTGTATCTGACTGGATTTTGCTGTTTTTTTGACCAAATATTGCCACAAGGATGATGTTTTGGAGGCAATATATATCTATTGATTGGCAATTGGTACATCAAAAAAACAAGATCATATTGAACATTTGTCTGATTCAGATTGTGCAAACATTCCACGGCACGCAGCAGAGGTTTTGACACAATATAATATTGAGAAGTACTTAACTATTTGAGTTTAGGCAGAAAACTCCGGGGTCTTATGTGATGAAATTTGCGGAATCTTTAAAGTACTGGAATAGTATAATATCTAATACGTGAATAATATGGCAGAAGGAGAGACACCAAAAACATGGATCTTCATCCGTGACGGTGACATAGTAAAAAACCATTCAATTGAAGGTTTAGCATTTGCCAGAATCATTACAGATGTACAGCGGGTAATAGATAATATCGGTGCTTCAAAATACGGAAAAGAATACAAAAAAGAAGACTTACGCCTGTACTTCAAAGATCTCCATGAAGGTAGTGTAGTCGCACCTATGTACCCAATATCATATCCCACATCACCTGACAACAAAAACCTTTTTACTGAAATAACGGGCATAATGGAACGCCTGATTACAACTCTGAATACAAAGCCGGATTTATTCCGGGAACAGTTAGAATCTGAGATAACATCTCCTCCTGAAAGAATAGGTCTTTTAAAGAGTCTTGCATCACTCTCTTCATCAAATACTCCCGTTGAGATCAAAACCTCAGTTGAAAAACCGCAGAAGGGTCACTTTATTCCGAAACATTACACCAGTTATCTCAATGATCTCCTTATAGACTATGGAGGATATGGTGAAGTATCCGTAAGCGGAGTTATTGTCAGAATAAACGGCGATAAAACATATTATTTTACAATTGAAGCGAAAAACGGTCATAAATATGTATGTTATTTTGACCCGTCTGAGGAGGACACAGTTAAATCACTTTATAAAAAATGGGTTGGGTTCAAAGGAGATATGACAAAAACCCAAAAACAGACGAAGATACATTCTGTTAAAGAACTTACTGAAGTTAAAACAGAAACTCTTCACAATGCTGAAAATTATGTATTCAAAGAACCCATAACATTCGATGTTCACTATGATAATGATGATAAGTTATGGTGTATTGAAAATGAAAGTCTTTCATTATCCGGATATGGAACAAGTTACAATAAAGCCTTAAACTCTTTGACCGATGAAATTGAAGGGCATATATTAAGCTTCACAAATTTTCCGGATGAAAAACACAGTTCTGAATCACTCAGGCTTAAAGAAAGATTGTCTGATTACATTGATTTCAAAGCCGCAAAGAGGATTATTGACGGAAAATATGGTGGTGTCTAAGGTTGTCACTGAAGAAACGTGATTTCTCAAAAGCCGCCACATCAAAAGGATATATCGAAGTTCGGGCCGGAAATCATGTCTTTTACAGGTTCACAGATTCTGAAGGAAAAATCTGTGATCAGGTTCATACCAAGATGAGTCATGGCAGTGCAAAAGACATATCAGACGATCTTCTTGCAAAAATGTACAAACAGATGAAGTTTGATAAAAAAACTGATCTTGAAGAGTACATAAAGTGCACGTTTACTGAAGAAAAATACCGGAATCATCTGAGAAATAAAGGTTATGAGGTGTAAAACCTTATGTGCAGAACTCTCAAAAACCTCTTCTCCCTGTAACGATTTAGCCGGAAATAAATCAGAGCATTTACAACAGGGCATCCCTTCATACAGGGAAATAAAAGACTGGCCTTTCTTCTGTCGGCCCTTGTTCTATACCGGGCACCGGAGTGTTATGTGATCATAAGTCCGGACGAAGAGAAAGACCGTTTTGTCCGTGAAATTGCCAAAGGGAATAAATCACTGGAAGATGTTACTGTGTGGCTCAAAGCCAGCGTGGAAAAAGAATAATTATTCTGCCAGGAGATCAAGTGTCCCCTTATGCCTCTTCATAAGCATTTTAAAGTCGTCCTGGCGTTGTGTTTTCCGGGATTTTTCTTCAGCTTTTAGAACATTTATTTCAGATTCAGGAATAGCTATTATTGTTTTTTTGTTATCCGGATTTACAGATGCTTTTACGGGGGATATAATATTCACTGATGAATGCTGGCGATATGCCCGTGATGCTTTCACAAATCTTCTGTTATATCTTAATTTGATTCCGTAATTCTGCATTAATTATACCTCCCCTTTATTATCACTATTATCTGCTGCATCCTGACCATCTCATATTTGTGCTGCACTGGAATTAATATTTAGATTAGGCATAGAAAGAATATCTGCCGGAAGATTTTTTACCGGGACAGTGACATGAACCATTTGGTCCGGCAAAAATAAAAAAGTCCTTCATTGGTTATCTTTGGCCAGGGCCTTATATGTCCGCCGTGCGGCTTTCATCAGGACCTTGTCTGTATCCTCAAATGAAGGAGTATATCCCTTTTCACTCCATTTAACCCCTTCAGAGATGATTATGCTTTCGGGGGACATCCCGGCAAGAATCCTTTTTCTCTAAGATTTCAGTGATGGGTTTGCAGGTTAATTTTTTTCGGGTCATTATTTCTCCAGAATCTGTATTATTTCCACATCTCTTCTAATTTCTCTTCCAATAAATCGCTGCATCTTAATTTCAGGTTTGCTGAAATTGATCTTCTGCCGCGTTTTTATTGTTAGCCTGTACTTTTATAGTGGCTAATCATCGGCTGAGATTTCACCCGCCCACAGGCACCTTCATAAGAATAGCAACAACCCCGCCGGCCCCGGCAACTCCGTAAAGGTTATATTTTTGTATGTGCCATACACACATATTAGTGCAATTACTCTGTAGATTACAGGTGTATTTTAGGTTATGGGAATACTTTTTTTTAAACTAAAAAAACCTGAACATCTTAATAATGCAGGAAATAAAACGGAGATTACCAAATGGAAAAAATGAGAAAAATTCAGGCAATACTCTTTGCAATCGGCGAAAATCCGCACATTGGCAAGACTGTTCTGATGAAATACATTTTTTTCACAGACCTCATTTACTACAACCAGCGTGGCAGTTTCCTCTTTAACAGCAGTCAGTATATAAGGCTCCCAAACGGTCCCGTTGACAGTGAAGCACTTGCCATATCAACCGAATCAAACCAGTATTTTGCCGTGGAAATAAAGAATACAAGATACAGGGCCCGCTCTAAAACTTATCTTACATGGAACTTCCGGGCAAAACAGCCCTGTGACCTCTCATATTTCACACCATATGAGAGAAAACTGATGAAGATGGTTCTCATAGCCCTAAAGAACCATCAGGCACGTCAGGTAAGTGACCTTACCCACAGACTCAGACTCTGGAAAGAGTTCTCAGACGGAGATGCAATTCCGGTGGAATACTTCTCCCTGACAGAATCTGAAATAGCACTCCTGGAAAGTCATGGTCTGTATATTGATGGTTTCCAGCGAAAATTCTGCGGGAAAGTAATTCCGGTATCAAAGGAAAATGCGGATGCGATTCATCCTTTAAACCCTGAAAGAATTGCTTCGGTAGAAGAAATCCTTGACAATCTGATTAAAGAGTATCCCCTGCCGGTTCTTGATGCCTTTTATGATGCATATCTGGCATGGGATGATGCCTTTAGAAGAGCACTCCGGATAAATCCGGATATTGCGTCGGAACTTACAGAAAAAGGCTGTGATGCAGTATGCTATGTTTCGGCCTCTGTTTCAACGGGCGATGAGAACAACGAAGAACTTAACAGGTACTGTGAGATGATGGAGGATGACTTTAACCGGACTTCTGATGAACTTCTAAGCAGTCATTCTTACAGGGAAAAAGAATTAAAAAACTCTCTTTTGGAGCAGACTATGGGTATCTCCCGCTCAATGGCTACCAGTCTGCCACCATCAGGGAGGAGGTAATCTGCCTTATTTTCATGACAGCAATGTCATAATCGGCTATTATTTTCACTTAGCAGATGTCTGGGGGAAGGCTGCAGCTATTGTTCTTGAGGATTCAGAACAGAATTATACAGGTACTTTTGTATGGGGGGAATGTTTTGGTATCGAAAACGGCGGGAAATGTGCAACTATAAAGAAGAAGATTGTACGTGAATTTCGCCGGGCAATTGCTGCACTTAAGAGAAATCCGTCAGTCAGTTCTCTAAATACACAAGCCATAACTGAAAAATGGAGAATTGCCGATATTATCTCTGGAATCTGCAGTGAGTCAGACTATGATCCGGTTGCTGTGTCTAAAATAATTTCTGAACTCAAAGATGATTATGAGAATGAATGTCTAAACAGATTTTCCCGCTTAAGTGATCGTAATTTCCTTAATCTCCACAGAAGGCGGACAGATTATTCAGAGTTATATGATGGCTTAACCGGTTTTATTGATGATCCGGATGACATCGAGGTTGTCCTCGATGCACATGATCTTGGTTTATCTGTGCCGGAAATTGTATTATGGACAGGTGATAAGGCTCACATCGCAATAAATCGTGAAAAAATTGTAAAACTTACAGATATTTCAGATGTCAGGTATCTTAGGGAGACAGCGGATTTATAAGTGATATTGAGCTACTAACTATGACCGAAAGTGCTTTTATGGCTGTTTTGGTTGATGGGTTAAATGATTGTTTCAGAGAGTATTCTGCCTACCGCCAGGCACTTTCATCAGGATAGCAACAACCCC
This window harbors:
- a CDS encoding transposase; protein product: MAIFGQKNSKIQSDTGLKLGKLELICDIIEDHISFPDGRYYDSKTIVRGTIAAACSKNSISGLVKMTDGLPSHTTCLKYLHNIDMEKLESDSSKILLLAGEGIIIEGRAYNFAIDKTLKPYYGVKDEEEDPNIIRNKKKASTTKFFAYMTLSIVDQDKHLTFLVIPWKDNDNNLDGIKTCVELIRSLGLKIKCLMLDREFYTGKIFSYLKESDVPHLMPVKQHGEELKKNLKGKKSKSFKHTLNSKSKFPVEIEIVDCIVYQMGKKGKNGVLHRAFVVYKVCKSPKSIRRLYKHRFAIESTYVLANKSGARTSTKDPVVRFYYFLISFIIQNHWVSIKWKRFAKLQRGPKVIYRDRFPLHHFITILIKEAWEHFHLLSLNEIAIS
- a CDS encoding Panacea domain-containing protein, which encodes MEKMRKIQAILFAIGENPHIGKTVLMKYIFFTDLIYYNQRGSFLFNSSQYIRLPNGPVDSEALAISTESNQYFAVEIKNTRYRARSKTYLTWNFRAKQPCDLSYFTPYERKLMKMVLIALKNHQARQVSDLTHRLRLWKEFSDGDAIPVEYFSLTESEIALLESHGLYIDGFQRKFCGKVIPVSKENADAIHPLNPERIASVEEILDNLIKEYPLPVLDAFYDAYLAWDDAFRRALRINPDIASELTEKGCDAVCYVSASVSTGDENNEELNRYCEMMEDDFNRTSDELLSSHSYREKELKNSLLEQTMGISRSMATSLPPSGRR